A region from the Peromyscus leucopus breed LL Stock chromosome 9, UCI_PerLeu_2.1, whole genome shotgun sequence genome encodes:
- the Mzt1 gene encoding mitotic-spindle organizing protein 1 isoform X1, giving the protein MASGGGAGAAASTNLNAVRETMDVLLEISRILNTGLDMETLSICVRLCEQGINPEALSSVIKELRKGTEALKSRPEAPAALV; this is encoded by the exons ATGGCTAGCGGCGGCGGCGCGGGTGCGGCGGCCTCGACCAATCTCAACGCCGTGAGGGAGACCATGGACG TTCTACTTGAGATTTCAAGAATTTTGAATACTGGTTTAGATATGGAAACACTGTCTATTTGTGTACGACTTTGTGAACAAGGAATCAACCCGGAAGCTTTATCGTCTGTTATTAAGGAGCTTCGCAAGGGTACTGAAGCACTGAAG AGTAGACCGGAGGCTCCGGCTGCACTGGTGTGA
- the Mzt1 gene encoding mitotic-spindle organizing protein 1 isoform X2: MASGGGAGAAASTNLNAVRETMDVLLEISRILNTGLDMETLSICVRLCEQGINPEALSSVIKELRKGTEALKAAENTS; this comes from the exons ATGGCTAGCGGCGGCGGCGCGGGTGCGGCGGCCTCGACCAATCTCAACGCCGTGAGGGAGACCATGGACG TTCTACTTGAGATTTCAAGAATTTTGAATACTGGTTTAGATATGGAAACACTGTCTATTTGTGTACGACTTTGTGAACAAGGAATCAACCCGGAAGCTTTATCGTCTGTTATTAAGGAGCTTCGCAAGGGTACTGAAGCACTGAAG GCTGCTGAAAATACAAGCTGA